A genomic region of Rhodococcus pyridinivorans contains the following coding sequences:
- a CDS encoding sensor histidine kinase: protein MNRLRALPLRWTLVAALVLLAGIGLLASGVAVTSALQNSLLSRVDRDLEEAARTWARPDKPPPTPPLDAPTSRRPPSPFYVQVVDADGQVLFVVNDESTAPDVPEDPTGRPVTVGSVGDDGPHWRVMSTENTSGVVTTVGMSLAEADETVDSLVLLQTVIGAVVLVALAVGGGVVVRMSLRPLDEVERTAAAIAEGDLSERVPEGDPRTEIGRLSVTFNAMLGRIESAFAATAASEESARRSEEKMRRFVADASHELRTPLTTIRGFAELYRQGASTDTVMLMDRIEREARRMGLLVEDLLMLARLDEQRPLDRSPVDLLAVAADAVHNARAVAPERTITLDIIDGPGTPEVLGDDARLRQVLSNLVTNALTHTPPDADVTVRVGTSDSDAILEVADTGPGLDPDDRERVFERFYRADASRTRASGGSGLGLSIVAALVAAHGGKVEVESEQGVGSTFRVRIPRLLPS from the coding sequence ATGAACCGGCTGCGGGCGCTGCCACTCCGTTGGACGCTGGTGGCCGCCCTGGTGCTCCTGGCCGGCATCGGTCTGCTCGCGTCGGGTGTTGCCGTCACCTCGGCTCTGCAGAACTCTCTGCTGTCGCGCGTCGACCGGGACCTCGAGGAGGCCGCACGGACCTGGGCGCGACCCGACAAGCCGCCACCGACGCCACCGCTGGACGCCCCCACCTCCCGGCGACCACCGAGCCCCTTCTACGTGCAGGTCGTCGACGCCGACGGACAAGTGCTGTTCGTCGTCAACGACGAGTCGACCGCACCGGATGTGCCTGAGGATCCGACCGGTAGGCCCGTCACCGTCGGATCCGTGGGCGACGACGGTCCGCACTGGCGGGTGATGAGCACCGAGAACACGTCGGGTGTCGTGACCACCGTCGGGATGAGCCTGGCCGAGGCCGACGAGACGGTGGACAGCCTCGTCCTGCTGCAGACGGTGATCGGTGCGGTCGTGCTGGTCGCACTGGCGGTGGGCGGCGGTGTCGTCGTGCGGATGAGCCTGCGTCCCCTCGACGAGGTCGAGCGCACCGCCGCCGCGATCGCTGAAGGCGACCTCAGCGAGCGGGTGCCCGAGGGCGATCCCCGAACCGAGATCGGGCGGTTGTCGGTGACCTTCAACGCCATGCTCGGCAGGATCGAATCAGCCTTCGCAGCAACCGCAGCATCCGAGGAGTCGGCGCGACGCTCGGAGGAGAAGATGCGTCGCTTCGTCGCCGATGCCAGCCACGAACTCCGAACTCCGCTCACCACCATCCGCGGTTTCGCCGAGTTGTACCGGCAGGGCGCGAGTACCGACACCGTCATGCTCATGGACCGCATCGAACGCGAGGCCCGCCGTATGGGTCTGCTCGTCGAAGACCTGCTGATGCTTGCGCGACTCGACGAACAACGTCCGCTCGACCGTTCCCCGGTGGATCTGCTCGCGGTCGCCGCCGACGCGGTGCACAACGCGCGCGCCGTCGCACCCGAACGGACCATTACCCTCGACATCATCGACGGCCCAGGCACTCCCGAGGTTCTCGGCGACGACGCCCGTCTGCGTCAGGTGTTGAGCAATCTCGTCACAAACGCCCTGACCCACACCCCACCAGACGCCGATGTCACAGTGCGGGTGGGTACCTCGGACTCCGATGCGATCCTGGAAGTCGCCGACACCGGCCCCGGTCTCGATCCCGACGACCGCGAGCGCGTCTTCGAACGCTTCTACCGCGCCGATGCCTCCCGCACCCGCGCATCGGGTGGGAGCGGGCTGGGTCTGTCGATCGTCGCCGCGCTGGTCGCGGCGCACGGTGGGAAAGTGGAGGTGGAGTCGGAACAGGGAGTCGGCTCGACCTTCCGTGTCCGCATCCCACGGCTACTCCCCAGCTGA
- a CDS encoding polyphosphate polymerase domain-containing protein — protein sequence MNNGYQQTASRLHAFNRYEIKYFVDEMKVPELRRELAARMDTDPYSPHGGYPVTSLYYDTPDLRFYWEKIEGLKFRRKVRMRLYGDPAACTDDTPVQVEIKQRVNRVTQKRRTALPYGVALRWLNGREDIECDDSQRPFVDEVSGLVGNLDLRPIVTTGYLREAFVGRDADLGLRVTIDHKVHGRDRDFHFASGAENRFIIPPKLAVVELKANERVPYWATDLTARLDMSVIRVSKYCQSVEAFGLAPRSRFGAPELVSPDGSDARVPADLLSTEPIPAR from the coding sequence GTGAACAACGGCTATCAGCAGACCGCGAGCAGACTGCACGCGTTCAACCGGTACGAGATCAAGTATTTCGTCGACGAGATGAAGGTGCCCGAACTACGGCGCGAGCTCGCCGCCCGGATGGACACCGATCCGTACTCCCCACACGGGGGCTATCCGGTGACGTCGCTGTACTACGACACCCCGGATCTGCGGTTCTACTGGGAGAAGATCGAAGGCTTGAAGTTCCGCCGCAAGGTACGCATGCGGCTGTACGGCGACCCGGCCGCATGCACCGACGACACTCCCGTGCAGGTCGAGATCAAGCAGCGCGTCAACCGGGTGACGCAGAAGCGTCGCACTGCCCTCCCGTACGGTGTCGCCCTGCGGTGGCTGAACGGACGCGAGGACATCGAGTGCGACGACTCGCAGCGGCCGTTCGTCGACGAGGTCTCCGGTCTCGTGGGGAATCTGGATCTGCGACCGATCGTGACCACCGGCTATCTGCGCGAGGCGTTCGTCGGACGCGACGCCGACCTCGGTCTGCGTGTGACGATCGACCACAAGGTGCACGGCCGCGACCGCGACTTCCACTTCGCGTCCGGCGCAGAGAACCGCTTCATCATCCCGCCGAAGCTGGCCGTCGTAGAGCTCAAGGCCAACGAGCGGGTGCCCTACTGGGCGACCGATTTGACGGCCCGGCTGGACATGTCGGTGATCCGGGTGTCGAAGTACTGCCAGTCGGTCGAGGCGTTCGGGCTCGCACCCCGGTCCCGTTTCGGTGCACCGGAACTGGTGTCGCCGGACGGCTCCGACGCGCGGGTACCCGCCGATCTTCTGTCCACCGAACCGATCCCGGCTCGCTGA
- a CDS encoding MerR family transcriptional regulator, with amino-acid sequence MTTGRLAAATGYSVQQVRDLERLGVIPSAVRMPNSYRRFGPEHVTALRAYRALAVAVGPVEARRVMHDVQVLPYDEALARVVELHSGLARARAESLTALRALDTIVDEAAHDAPPLPGDAMSITELANAIGVRSSTLRFWEKEGLVAPERIDRNAARSYSPAAARDARIVAALRAGGYRIPAVRAVMAAIGTDNDTDTARDALHERLHTIAVQSEMLLRAGADIANLIENRTPRSSNSNPKSATATAHSSPSPRAGTADDS; translated from the coding sequence ATGACGACGGGGCGCCTGGCCGCAGCCACCGGATACTCCGTGCAGCAGGTGCGCGATCTCGAACGCCTCGGAGTGATTCCTTCCGCCGTACGAATGCCCAACAGCTATCGCAGATTCGGTCCCGAACACGTCACGGCCCTGCGCGCGTACCGCGCACTGGCTGTCGCGGTGGGTCCCGTCGAGGCGCGCAGGGTCATGCACGATGTGCAGGTCCTCCCCTACGACGAGGCACTCGCCCGTGTCGTCGAACTCCACAGTGGGCTCGCGCGGGCACGCGCCGAGAGTCTCACCGCGCTCCGCGCACTCGACACCATCGTCGACGAGGCCGCCCACGACGCGCCTCCACTACCCGGCGACGCCATGAGCATCACCGAGCTGGCGAACGCCATCGGAGTGCGATCGTCCACCCTGAGGTTCTGGGAGAAGGAGGGATTGGTCGCGCCCGAACGGATCGACCGTAACGCTGCGCGGAGCTACTCCCCCGCCGCGGCGCGGGATGCGCGGATCGTTGCCGCACTACGCGCGGGTGGCTACCGCATCCCGGCGGTCCGGGCGGTGATGGCAGCGATCGGAACCGACAATGACACCGATACTGCTAGGGACGCACTCCACGAGCGCCTGCACACCATCGCAGTGCAGTCCGAAATGTTGCTGCGAGCCGGTGCAGACATCGCGAACCTGATCGAGAACCGGACTCCGCGCTCGTCTAACTCGAATCCGAAGAGTGCAACCGCCACGGCACACTCGTCACCATCACCCCGGGCTGGAACAGCAGACGACTCTTGA
- a CDS encoding DUF4956 domain-containing protein: protein MNFDFQDLSGTFTTFDIVVSLALSFVLSSVIAWVYRYTHKNVSYSQSYVQTLVLVGMVIALIMLVVGSNIARAFALVGALSVVRFRNAIKETRDVGFIFLVMAIGMTTGTRFYVLAIAATVAICLVLLIMNKFNWFTLDVQRQVVKVQVPPEPAYTSTVEDILIKHCSEYELVSTESVRAGALVELYYTAQLKKGTSSNDLIAALSAVNAGQRVSVLTGYDQTDL, encoded by the coding sequence ATGAATTTCGATTTCCAAGATCTCAGTGGCACGTTCACGACCTTCGACATCGTGGTGTCGCTGGCGTTGTCGTTCGTGCTGTCGAGCGTCATTGCGTGGGTCTACCGCTACACGCACAAGAACGTCTCCTACAGCCAGTCCTACGTGCAGACGCTGGTGCTGGTCGGCATGGTCATCGCGCTCATCATGCTGGTGGTCGGATCGAACATCGCCCGGGCGTTCGCTCTCGTCGGCGCGCTCTCGGTGGTGCGATTCCGCAACGCCATCAAAGAAACTCGCGATGTCGGGTTCATCTTCCTGGTGATGGCCATCGGCATGACCACCGGTACCCGCTTCTACGTGCTCGCCATCGCAGCGACCGTCGCGATCTGCCTCGTACTGCTGATCATGAACAAGTTCAACTGGTTCACGCTCGACGTGCAGCGTCAGGTGGTCAAGGTGCAGGTGCCGCCGGAGCCGGCCTACACCAGCACCGTCGAGGACATTCTCATCAAGCACTGCAGTGAATACGAGTTGGTGTCCACCGAATCCGTCCGCGCCGGCGCTCTGGTGGAGCTGTACTACACGGCGCAGCTGAAGAAGGGCACGAGCTCGAACGACCTGATCGCGGCACTGAGCGCCGTCAATGCCGGCCAGCGGGTGAGCGTCCTGACCGGATACGACCAGACCGACCTGTGA
- a CDS encoding DUF6194 family protein has product MTMEQILAQIRSFSGVLELAPQDGSGLPEISWGDHFFYYAPDGEIPHKRQPYATIVTKNYPNDGDSRLDEPGRSRMNVHAGTQLFTELLGYPPRSVDPSTIDFAEADVFIPHPLYGSLGWVAVVEPGERTTPRLLEVLRDAHLADRRRLECRSALRDTE; this is encoded by the coding sequence ATGACCATGGAACAGATCCTCGCGCAGATCAGAAGCTTCAGCGGTGTCCTCGAGCTCGCACCACAGGATGGGAGTGGGCTCCCCGAGATTTCGTGGGGCGACCATTTCTTCTACTACGCCCCGGACGGCGAGATCCCGCACAAGCGGCAGCCCTACGCGACGATCGTGACGAAGAACTATCCGAACGATGGGGATTCACGCCTCGACGAGCCGGGCCGATCGCGCATGAACGTGCATGCGGGGACGCAGCTGTTCACCGAGTTGCTCGGCTACCCACCCCGGTCCGTCGACCCCTCGACGATCGACTTCGCCGAGGCCGACGTCTTCATCCCTCATCCGCTCTACGGCTCACTGGGATGGGTCGCGGTCGTCGAACCCGGCGAGCGGACCACGCCGCGTCTGCTCGAAGTGCTGCGCGACGCCCACCTGGCCGATCGGCGCCGACTCGAATGCAGGAGCGCGCTGCGCGACACGGAGTGA
- a CDS encoding alpha/beta fold hydrolase produces the protein MPEFVTHSIDVPGATLVYDVRTVPGDATSLLLAGSPMDASGFTSLASYLDDRTVITYDPRGTGRGTRTDTSMQSTPALHADDLHRILVELDLGPVDVFASSGGAVNALELVSRHPEQVRTLVAHEPPIVELLPDRIGAEAVRDDIRDTYQRSGLGPAMAKFIALVGYEGELTSDYLDRPAPSPSDFGLPSEDDGTRDDVLLGQNWMSCTGYHPDLDALANASTRIVVAGGRESVRQLCGRASAALADRLGTTPTLFPGDHGGFMGASEGMPGDPEAFAAVLRDVLQPSRV, from the coding sequence ATGCCCGAATTCGTCACCCACTCGATCGACGTCCCTGGCGCGACTCTCGTCTACGACGTCCGCACCGTCCCCGGCGACGCCACCTCGCTGCTGCTCGCCGGATCCCCGATGGACGCGAGCGGCTTCACGAGCCTCGCCTCCTACCTCGACGACCGGACGGTGATCACCTACGACCCGCGCGGCACGGGTCGTGGCACGCGCACCGACACGTCGATGCAGTCCACTCCCGCTCTGCACGCCGACGACCTGCACCGGATCCTCGTCGAACTCGATCTCGGTCCCGTCGACGTCTTCGCCAGCAGCGGCGGCGCGGTCAACGCGCTCGAACTCGTCTCGCGCCATCCCGAGCAGGTGCGCACGCTGGTCGCGCACGAACCGCCGATCGTCGAGCTGCTGCCCGATCGCATCGGGGCCGAGGCGGTGCGCGACGACATCCGCGACACCTATCAGCGCAGCGGCCTCGGACCGGCCATGGCGAAGTTCATCGCCCTGGTCGGCTACGAAGGTGAACTGACCTCCGACTATCTCGACCGGCCCGCTCCGAGCCCGTCCGACTTCGGACTGCCCAGCGAGGACGACGGGACCCGCGACGACGTGCTGCTGGGCCAGAACTGGATGTCGTGCACGGGCTACCACCCCGATCTCGACGCTCTCGCGAACGCGTCCACGCGCATCGTCGTCGCAGGTGGTCGCGAGTCGGTACGCCAGCTGTGCGGCCGCGCCTCGGCAGCGCTCGCCGACCGGCTCGGCACAACTCCGACGCTGTTCCCCGGCGATCACGGTGGCTTCATGGGTGCCTCAGAGGGTATGCCCGGCGATCCTGAAGCTTTCGCCGCCGTGCTCCGCGACGTGCTCCAACCGAGCCGCGTGTAA
- a CDS encoding CotH kinase family protein, with amino-acid sequence MTAPTPRRRLRHRIPTSLRRHWKLPVAFIAFVAIVATAFGATRVRPYITGDPTIISSEITENVAGTVDLFDTSVTHELSLEIGDAEYDDMISSYEKDGDKEWVVADVVIDGTRIDDVGVRLKGNSTLRGLQGEGFDQAQGPPGMEGTIQVDPEDPTSLPLLIRFDEYVDGRAYQGMTELSVRPGSPVINEAMALSLTAETDQPTQRYAYTVYSVNDSATATRLVLEHPDEQYANSLFDSPGYLYKADASSRFEYVGDDQSDYADQFEEINAADSGTLQPIISFLKWMDSADDAEFDAHLADWVDVESFARYVATQNLLVNFDDMAGPGQNYYLWYDLDTKKLSVVSWDLNMAMQGDTSAGPDDSISMMGGMGPGGRPQGMVGAAPPEGMPQAMPPGMPGGESRGPGGGNTLKTRFLDSDAFTEIYHRVYQELSEQIYGNGLALEVLDAVAASVPTSDGLTAEALQESVDSMRSWIGERTQAQVQWIQPR; translated from the coding sequence ATGACTGCACCCACCCCGCGGCGCCGTCTGCGGCACCGGATACCGACCTCGCTGCGGCGGCACTGGAAACTGCCGGTGGCGTTCATCGCGTTCGTCGCGATCGTGGCCACGGCCTTCGGAGCGACACGCGTGCGGCCCTACATCACAGGCGACCCGACGATCATCTCCTCGGAGATCACCGAGAACGTCGCCGGCACAGTCGATCTGTTCGACACCTCCGTCACACACGAGTTGTCGCTCGAGATCGGCGACGCCGAGTACGACGACATGATCTCCTCATACGAGAAGGACGGCGACAAGGAGTGGGTGGTCGCCGATGTGGTCATCGACGGCACCCGCATCGACGACGTGGGTGTGCGCCTGAAGGGCAACTCGACGCTGCGCGGCCTGCAGGGCGAGGGTTTCGATCAGGCGCAAGGCCCGCCCGGGATGGAGGGCACGATTCAGGTGGATCCGGAGGATCCGACCTCGTTGCCCTTGCTGATCCGTTTCGACGAGTACGTCGACGGTCGCGCGTATCAGGGCATGACAGAACTGTCGGTGCGGCCCGGCTCGCCGGTGATCAACGAGGCGATGGCGTTGTCGCTCACCGCCGAGACCGATCAACCGACCCAGCGGTACGCGTACACGGTGTACTCGGTCAACGACAGCGCCACCGCGACACGACTGGTGCTCGAGCATCCCGATGAGCAGTACGCCAACTCGCTGTTCGACTCCCCCGGCTATCTCTACAAGGCCGATGCGTCGTCGCGGTTCGAGTACGTCGGCGACGACCAGTCGGACTACGCCGACCAGTTCGAGGAGATCAATGCCGCCGACTCCGGGACGCTGCAACCCATCATCAGCTTCCTGAAGTGGATGGACTCGGCCGACGACGCAGAGTTCGACGCGCACCTCGCCGACTGGGTCGACGTCGAGTCCTTCGCTCGGTACGTCGCCACACAGAACCTGCTCGTCAACTTCGACGACATGGCCGGACCCGGTCAGAACTACTACCTCTGGTACGACCTCGACACGAAGAAGCTCTCGGTGGTCTCGTGGGATCTGAACATGGCCATGCAGGGTGATACTTCCGCCGGCCCGGACGACTCCATCTCCATGATGGGCGGCATGGGACCGGGCGGTCGCCCGCAGGGCATGGTGGGCGCCGCGCCACCGGAGGGGATGCCTCAGGCCATGCCACCTGGAATGCCTGGAGGCGAGAGTCGCGGACCAGGCGGCGGCAATACCTTGAAGACCCGTTTCCTCGACTCCGACGCCTTCACGGAGATCTACCACCGGGTGTATCAGGAGCTGTCCGAACAGATCTACGGCAACGGTCTGGCACTCGAGGTGCTCGACGCGGTGGCGGCGTCGGTGCCGACCTCCGACGGCCTCACTGCCGAGGCGCTGCAGGAGAGCGTCGACTCGATGCGCTCCTGGATCGGGGAACGTACGCAGGCACAAGTTCAGTGGATTCAGCCCCGCTGA
- a CDS encoding response regulator transcription factor, with protein MTDRIPEARVLVVDDEPSIVELLSVSLKFQGFEVETASNGAEGLDKARRFRPDAVILDVMMPGMDGMGLLRRLRADGIDAPVLFLTAKDAVEDKVAGLTLGADDYVTKPFSLEEVIARLRTILRRAGKVSETERSSRITFADLELDEDTHEVFKAGKPVSLSPTEFTLLRYFMLNAGTVLSKPRILEHVWNYDFGGEVGVVESYVSYLRRKVDIGDVPLIHTVRGVGYVMREPRT; from the coding sequence GTGACCGACCGGATTCCCGAAGCGCGCGTGCTCGTCGTCGACGACGAGCCGAGCATCGTCGAACTGCTGTCCGTGAGCCTGAAGTTCCAGGGCTTCGAGGTGGAGACCGCGAGCAACGGCGCCGAAGGACTGGACAAGGCGCGACGCTTCCGGCCCGACGCAGTGATCCTCGACGTGATGATGCCCGGGATGGACGGCATGGGCCTGCTGCGCCGCCTGCGCGCCGACGGCATCGACGCGCCCGTGCTGTTCCTGACCGCGAAAGACGCGGTGGAGGACAAGGTCGCGGGCCTGACGCTCGGCGCCGACGACTACGTCACCAAACCGTTCAGCCTCGAAGAGGTCATCGCCCGGCTGCGCACGATCCTGCGCCGCGCCGGCAAGGTGTCCGAGACCGAACGCAGCTCCCGCATCACCTTCGCCGACCTCGAACTCGACGAAGACACCCACGAGGTGTTCAAGGCCGGCAAGCCCGTGTCGCTGTCGCCGACCGAGTTCACGCTGCTGCGGTACTTCATGCTCAACGCCGGGACGGTGCTGAGTAAGCCCCGCATCCTCGAGCACGTGTGGAACTACGACTTCGGCGGTGAGGTCGGGGTTGTCGAGTCGTACGTGTCGTATCTGCGACGCAAGGTGGACATCGGCGACGTCCCCCTCATCCACACCGTTCGCGGGGTGGGCTACGTGATGCGGGAACCCCGCACATGA
- a CDS encoding APC family permease, which yields MAVTIRKGRDSITKRVLLGRPLRSDTLGHTLLPKRIALPVFASDALSSVAYAPEEIFLVLSVAGLSAYAFSGWIGLAVAVVLVVVVASYRQNVHAYPSGGGDYEVATKNLGAIAGLTVGSALIVDYVLTVAVSISSAAQNIGSAVPFVEHHKVLFAITAITLLTAVNLRGLREAGTAFAVPTYAFMFCVGVMLVWGFVRLVVSDVPLRAESSHYELAAEQSHLAGLAFAFLLARAFSSGCAALTGVEAISNGVPAFRKPKSHNAATTLLLLGAIAITLLMGIIVLAERLGVVVAADPATQLSGAPADYHQKTLIAQVAETVFTGFPLGFYLVTAVTALILVLAANTAFNGFPVLASVLAQDKHLPTQLRTRGDRLAFSNGIVFLALGAIVLVWVFDAEVTHLIQLYIVGVFVSFTLSQTGMVRHWTRLLATETDSRHRRRMQRSRVVNGVGLAMTGTVLIIVLITKFLAGAWIAILAMVIVFVTMRAVNHHYRRVAAELDAGKWDGLLPSRTYSIVLVAKLHHPTRRALAYASATHPDTLEAITVDVDEEDTRALVREWEASDITIPLKVLESPYREITRPVLDYVRRVRGNSPRDVVTVFIPEYVVGHWWENLLHNQSALRLKSRLLFQPGVMVTSVPWRLHSSDSS from the coding sequence GTGGCCGTAACCATCCGCAAGGGCCGTGACAGCATCACCAAGCGAGTGCTGCTGGGAAGGCCGCTGCGAAGCGACACACTCGGCCACACGCTGTTGCCGAAACGGATAGCCCTGCCGGTCTTCGCGTCCGACGCTCTGTCGTCCGTCGCCTATGCGCCGGAGGAGATCTTCCTCGTGTTGTCGGTGGCGGGCCTGTCCGCCTACGCATTCTCCGGGTGGATCGGTCTCGCGGTCGCCGTCGTCCTCGTCGTAGTGGTCGCGAGCTACCGGCAGAACGTGCATGCCTATCCGTCGGGGGGCGGCGACTACGAGGTGGCGACGAAGAACCTCGGTGCGATCGCCGGCCTGACGGTGGGCAGCGCGCTGATCGTCGACTACGTGCTGACGGTCGCCGTGTCGATCTCGTCGGCCGCCCAGAACATCGGGTCGGCCGTCCCCTTCGTCGAACACCACAAAGTGCTGTTCGCCATCACCGCGATCACACTCCTCACCGCGGTCAATCTGCGCGGACTCCGCGAAGCCGGAACAGCTTTCGCCGTGCCCACCTACGCCTTCATGTTCTGTGTCGGGGTGATGCTCGTCTGGGGCTTCGTGCGTCTCGTCGTGTCCGACGTCCCTCTGCGCGCCGAGTCGTCGCACTACGAACTCGCCGCCGAACAATCCCACCTGGCCGGGCTGGCCTTCGCCTTCCTCCTCGCCCGCGCGTTCTCGTCGGGATGTGCGGCCCTGACGGGAGTGGAGGCCATCAGCAACGGGGTGCCGGCCTTCCGGAAACCGAAATCGCACAACGCTGCCACCACCCTGCTCCTGCTGGGCGCCATCGCGATCACGCTGCTGATGGGCATCATCGTCCTCGCCGAGCGACTGGGGGTCGTCGTCGCCGCAGATCCCGCGACACAATTGAGCGGGGCACCGGCCGACTATCACCAGAAGACACTGATCGCGCAGGTCGCCGAGACGGTCTTCACCGGTTTCCCGCTCGGTTTCTACCTCGTCACCGCCGTGACCGCGTTGATCCTCGTCCTCGCCGCGAATACGGCATTCAACGGGTTCCCGGTTCTCGCGTCGGTACTCGCGCAGGACAAACACCTGCCGACCCAGCTGCGCACCCGGGGCGATCGGCTCGCGTTCAGCAACGGCATCGTCTTCCTGGCTCTCGGAGCGATCGTGCTGGTATGGGTGTTCGACGCCGAGGTCACCCATCTCATCCAGCTCTACATCGTCGGAGTGTTCGTCTCCTTCACGTTGAGCCAGACCGGAATGGTTCGTCACTGGACGCGGCTGTTGGCCACCGAAACCGACTCGCGTCACCGCCGGAGAATGCAGCGTTCGCGCGTCGTCAACGGTGTGGGTCTGGCGATGACGGGGACCGTCCTGATCATCGTGCTCATCACGAAATTCCTCGCCGGCGCGTGGATCGCGATCCTCGCCATGGTGATCGTCTTCGTGACGATGCGGGCCGTCAACCACCACTACCGACGTGTGGCGGCCGAACTCGACGCCGGCAAATGGGACGGTCTGCTGCCCAGCCGCACGTATTCGATCGTGCTCGTGGCCAAGCTGCACCACCCGACACGTCGCGCGCTCGCGTACGCCTCGGCCACCCACCCCGACACCCTCGAAGCGATCACCGTCGACGTCGACGAGGAGGACACCCGCGCTCTCGTGCGCGAATGGGAAGCCAGCGACATCACGATTCCGTTGAAGGTGCTGGAGTCGCCGTACCGGGAGATCACGCGACCGGTACTCGACTACGTCAGGCGGGTGCGCGGCAACTCGCCGCGCGACGTGGTCACCGTCTTCATCCCCGAATACGTCGTGGGGCACTGGTGGGAGAATCTGCTCCACAATCAGAGCGCGCTGCGACTCAAGAGTCGTCTGCTGTTCCAGCCCGGGGTGATGGTGACGAGTGTGCCGTGGCGGTTGCACTCTTCGGATTCGAGTTAG
- a CDS encoding enoyl-CoA hydratase encodes MTSEEILLVEQRDSVRILTLNRPEARNALSSALIDALRTEIAAAEADDETNVVVLTGTDPAFCAGLDLQELGEGGGNLSLVSGADLPVGHPWKPISKPIIGAVNGAAITGGLEMALACDFLIASERARFADTHARVGVLPGWGLTQRLPAAVGPGFARRMSLSGNFVGPEEALRAGLVTQVVAHDELLGTAVEVARTIAGNDQSGMRALLASYRRAEEHVVEPALRVEQQTSEEWMREFSPSRVAERRAAVIERGKSQNAVNPKS; translated from the coding sequence ATGACTTCCGAAGAAATCCTGCTCGTCGAGCAGCGCGATTCCGTCCGCATTCTCACCTTGAACCGCCCGGAGGCGCGGAATGCGCTGAGCTCGGCGCTCATCGATGCCCTGCGCACCGAGATCGCTGCAGCGGAGGCGGACGACGAGACGAACGTCGTGGTCCTTACCGGCACCGACCCGGCCTTCTGCGCCGGACTCGACCTGCAGGAACTCGGGGAAGGTGGAGGCAACCTGTCGCTGGTGTCCGGCGCCGACCTCCCCGTCGGTCATCCGTGGAAGCCCATCTCCAAGCCGATCATCGGCGCGGTGAACGGCGCCGCCATCACCGGTGGTCTCGAAATGGCACTCGCGTGCGACTTCCTCATCGCGTCCGAGCGCGCCCGCTTCGCCGACACCCACGCGCGAGTCGGCGTCCTGCCGGGTTGGGGACTCACCCAGCGCCTGCCCGCGGCGGTGGGTCCGGGCTTCGCGCGTCGCATGAGCCTGTCCGGCAACTTCGTGGGTCCCGAGGAGGCGCTGCGTGCGGGTCTGGTGACGCAGGTCGTCGCGCATGACGAACTGCTCGGCACGGCCGTGGAGGTCGCGCGGACGATCGCCGGCAACGACCAATCCGGTATGCGGGCGTTGCTCGCGTCGTACCGCCGGGCCGAGGAGCATGTCGTCGAACCGGCCCTACGGGTGGAGCAGCAGACCTCGGAAGAGTGGATGCGGGAGTTCTCGCCGTCGCGGGTCGCCGAGCGACGGGCTGCGGTGATCGAACGCGGAAAGTCCCAGAACGCCGTGAATCCCAAGTCCTGA